DNA sequence from the Paenibacillus physcomitrellae genome:
ATTGTGGAGGCAAAGGAAAAAGAAGGAGATCTTATCCTCACGCATCACGATGCCCGGGATTTTATTTATGGCATGAAAGAGGAGTGTGTCCGGAGGCTTAAAGAGTATGAAATCGCCCATTATTACGATGAAGCTGCTTCTTTTTATATTGTTAATTATGGTACCTGTACTGTGCGCAGGATGCTCTGACTTGAAAGTTGGCCACGGCTTGGAATCCATAGCCCTTGACTGTTTCGAAAGCCCAAGTCTGAGCAATAGTGACTGTAAGGATAAGTTTTATGATGATGATAAAACATTGAAGAAATTTAGAGAAGCGATCGAGAAGGCGAACAGGATTCCAGGTGCGCTAGATTATCAACCCGAGTATACGATGACCCTTACTTATAGAAATAGCAATCAAAGCGTCTTTTATTTCTCGCTGACCTCAAATCGTGATTATAACGGATTAGTAGTGGAGCAATCCAATTCGGAGAAAGGTTACTCGATCCCCAAGGATAAGGCGAATGAATTAAGGGATATTGTTTATAGGTAAACTTAACAACGATAAGACATTCCCTTAAGCCAGCATACTCCGTGCCCTCAAGCATTTCCCTCTATATAGATACAGTTAAAAATGAAGCCGTCCTGCCATTAACCTACCGGTATGTACGGCTTTTCCCTTTTTTACGCGCAAGAAGGCGATAACTTTTCCCTTTATTTTCCTGCTTTTGTTTCTCAACCCAACCATCAAACATAAAAAAATATGCAAGTATCTTAGTAGTTTTGTCCACTCCATCTACAAGAGTCATCAATATACTAACTTAGAAAATACTTGGAGGTGAATTATTAATGAGTACTTTTTTGGATGCTAGAAGTTCAATGAACTCCAACACTGTTGGAGCACCGGGAGTGGCTTTGACCTCTACGCCTACTTTATTTGGAATTATTGGCCTTCAAACACAAGGTGTAGCCAATCCGCTGGTTACGCTGACTGGTTCTGTTGGGATCAGCGGGGACTTCGGAGACACGTATACCGTTGAGATCGTTCGGGGTTCATCTATTGCAACAGGAACTGTTATCTATACGGCGTCGGGAGTAGTCACTGCTACCGCAACAACACAGGTAGTTTCTTTCACAGCCCAAGATCTTCTTGCTCCTGCGGCACTAGAAACTGTGTATACCGCGTTTGTCTCTGGAGTGACCACAGCAATCCGCAATGGCCCGGAAGTATTTATGGGTACTGCAACTGCACTGTAAAAGCAGCACAATCAGACAAGGGGCGGGAAGCAATTCCTGCCTCTTTTATATACAGAAGAACAGATGAAATGCAGGTGAACGGAGGCTGGGATCCATTGAGAAAGCTTAAACTACTGTTGATTACGCGGGACTTCAGCAGGCATATGGAGCGGAGCTTCCACTACTTTTATCAGGAGCTGTTGCCTTACGCAGATATTGCGCTTCATTTCGAGGACGGCGACATTTCGGTCATTCTCAAACAGCTGCCCTTTAAGCCGGACTTTATCCTCCTTAACGACTATCGCAATACCCATTGCCCGAGAATAGAAGGTCTTTCCCGTCTGTCCATCCCCTGGGGCATTATCATGCACGATCTCCACTTTGACGTAAAAGGGCGCAAAACTTTCATTCAGCAGAATCAAGTTCCTGTTATCTTCACGATGTATCGCAGTGCGTTTATCGACCGGTATCCTGAATTCGTTTCAAAAATGAGATGGCTGCCGCATTTCGCTCACGCTCCAGTCTTTCGGGATTACCATCAAGCCAAAAGCATTGACTTGCTGCTCATGGGATTCGTAGAGCGAAAATATTATCCGCTGCGCTATCAGATGCTTAACCATTTTCAAGGG
Encoded proteins:
- a CDS encoding glycosyltransferase, with the protein product MRKLKLLLITRDFSRHMERSFHYFYQELLPYADIALHFEDGDISVILKQLPFKPDFILLNDYRNTHCPRIEGLSRLSIPWGIIMHDLHFDVKGRKTFIQQNQVPVIFTMYRSAFIDRYPEFVSKMRWLPHFAHAPVFRDYHQAKSIDLLLMGFVERKYYPLRYQMLNHFQGRPGFVYHEHPGYLQFPDHTDAWIAENYAKEINRSRIFLSCDSILHYPLRKYFEVLACNTLLLAPCNEDLLALGFEPGKHFVAITEENFREQVDFYSARRNQAIVTKIARQGFEFVHKRHTSAIRAAEFIRMVQSIIHTGS